The following are encoded together in the Leptospira brenneri genome:
- a CDS encoding malate:quinone oxidoreductase gives MKEKDTVRTKSDVILIGAGIMSATLGVLLKELAPHLTITVLERLDAAARESSNAWNNAGTGHSAFCELNYTIENEDGSIQTKKALQIAEWFEISKEFWGYLAGNKRILDADEFIHSVPHYSFVWGEENVSFLRKRFDALKKYELFKDLVYTEDKDTLTEWLPLVMKGRDNSEPLAATKMELGTDVNFGTLTRAMFRYLESFPDVHVHYFEDVKDLERSENGFWHLTSNNIQTHEKEHHEAKFVFIGAGGGSLPLLEKSDIPEAAGFGGFPVSGQWLRCRNRDVIKQHFAKVYGKANVGSPPMSVPHLDTRIIEGKKELLFGPYAGFTTKFLKKGSYLDLVKSLEFDNIFPMLSAGMHNLPLTKYLISQAMQSHEDRITALKEYFPEVKSEDWELVVAGQRVQVIKKDEEEGGVLEFGTEVVSAKDGSLAALLGASPGASTSVSIMLEVLTDCFPKEMQSTEWKTKLKTMIPSFGESMKDNPNLCAESRKRTEELLELNREASVGSKV, from the coding sequence TCATCGGTGCAGGAATTATGAGTGCCACCCTAGGAGTTCTTTTAAAAGAATTAGCCCCTCACCTAACCATCACTGTACTAGAAAGATTAGACGCCGCCGCTCGTGAAAGTTCGAATGCCTGGAACAATGCCGGTACCGGACATTCTGCCTTTTGCGAATTAAATTATACAATTGAAAACGAAGATGGTTCCATCCAAACAAAAAAAGCCTTACAAATCGCAGAATGGTTCGAAATTTCAAAAGAGTTTTGGGGTTATCTTGCAGGTAATAAACGAATTTTAGATGCTGATGAATTTATTCATTCCGTTCCTCATTATAGTTTTGTTTGGGGAGAAGAAAATGTATCTTTCCTTAGAAAGCGTTTTGATGCCTTAAAAAAATATGAATTATTTAAGGACCTAGTTTATACAGAAGATAAGGACACTCTTACCGAATGGCTTCCCCTTGTCATGAAAGGTAGAGACAACTCAGAACCACTAGCCGCCACCAAGATGGAATTAGGAACCGATGTGAACTTCGGAACCTTAACAAGGGCAATGTTTCGTTATTTAGAAAGTTTTCCGGATGTCCATGTACATTATTTTGAAGATGTGAAAGATTTGGAACGGAGCGAGAATGGATTTTGGCACCTAACTTCAAATAATATCCAGACACATGAAAAAGAACACCACGAAGCTAAGTTTGTTTTTATCGGCGCCGGCGGGGGAAGTCTTCCGCTTTTAGAAAAATCTGACATCCCAGAAGCCGCTGGGTTTGGTGGATTTCCAGTGAGTGGACAGTGGTTGCGTTGCCGCAATCGAGATGTGATCAAACAACATTTTGCTAAAGTATATGGAAAAGCAAATGTTGGTTCTCCCCCCATGTCCGTCCCTCACTTAGACACAAGAATCATCGAAGGCAAAAAAGAATTATTATTTGGACCTTATGCTGGTTTTACGACCAAATTCTTAAAAAAAGGATCTTACCTTGATTTAGTAAAGTCATTAGAATTTGATAACATTTTCCCCATGTTATCAGCAGGAATGCACAACTTACCTTTAACTAAATACTTAATCAGCCAAGCCATGCAATCCCATGAAGATCGTATAACCGCACTGAAAGAATACTTCCCAGAAGTAAAATCAGAAGATTGGGAATTAGTAGTAGCAGGCCAAAGAGTTCAGGTAATCAAAAAAGATGAAGAAGAAGGTGGAGTTTTGGAATTCGGAACCGAAGTGGTTTCCGCAAAAGATGGATCTCTTGCCGCTTTGTTAGGTGCAAGCCCCGGTGCTTCGACTTCTGTTTCCATCATGTTAGAAGTGCTTACCGATTGTTTTCCCAAAGAAATGCAATCAACAGAATGGAAAACTAAATTAAAAACAATGATTCCTAGTTTCGGAGAATCCATGAAAGACAATCCGAATCTTTGTGCAGAAAGCAGAAAAAGAACCGAAGAACTTCTGGAACTAAACCGAGAGGCGAGTGTTGGCTCCAAAGTATGA